A single Verrucomicrobiia bacterium DNA region contains:
- a CDS encoding NAD(P)-dependent alcohol dehydrogenase, with the protein MKTWQVLSPGGLDRLALNETADPGAPGPGEIRVAIKANSLNYHDLLVANGGIPTEPGRIPLSDGAGVVEAVGSDVNEFQVGDSVVSTFFPVWPAGAPTPQVGGFKYNPGDGVDGMATEFVVRPTAAFTHTPRGWSHLQAATITTSALTAWRALVVDGKLRAGETVLTQGTGGVSIAALQIAKGMGARVIVTSSSDQKLERAKKLGADFTINYRQEPEWGKKAFAWAGDRGVDHVIEVGGPATLAQSLQAVKVGGHIALIGVLTGMSGELPVILALLKQARIGALIVGSRQDQQNFVRALEVISAMPIVDQVYPATELVAGFKHLQSARHFGKICIEW; encoded by the coding sequence ATGAAAACCTGGCAAGTTCTATCCCCCGGCGGTCTCGACCGTCTGGCGCTCAACGAAACCGCTGACCCGGGTGCGCCGGGGCCGGGCGAAATCCGTGTGGCCATCAAAGCCAATTCGCTGAATTACCACGATCTGCTTGTCGCCAACGGCGGCATTCCCACCGAACCCGGACGCATACCGCTTTCCGATGGGGCGGGTGTGGTGGAAGCGGTTGGCTCGGACGTGAACGAATTCCAAGTGGGCGATTCCGTCGTCTCCACGTTTTTTCCGGTTTGGCCGGCAGGCGCGCCAACTCCGCAAGTGGGCGGCTTCAAATACAATCCGGGCGATGGCGTGGATGGAATGGCCACCGAATTCGTCGTGCGTCCAACCGCAGCCTTCACTCATACCCCGCGCGGTTGGTCCCATCTGCAAGCCGCCACCATTACCACTTCCGCTCTCACGGCCTGGCGCGCGTTGGTGGTGGACGGAAAATTACGGGCGGGAGAAACCGTCCTCACTCAAGGCACGGGCGGCGTTTCCATTGCGGCGCTACAAATCGCCAAAGGCATGGGCGCACGAGTGATCGTTACCTCATCTTCCGACCAAAAACTTGAACGCGCCAAAAAACTGGGTGCGGATTTTACCATCAATTATCGTCAGGAACCGGAATGGGGCAAAAAAGCCTTTGCCTGGGCTGGCGACCGGGGTGTGGATCACGTCATTGAAGTCGGCGGTCCGGCCACGTTGGCGCAATCGCTCCAGGCGGTCAAGGTCGGCGGACACATCGCGCTGATTGGCGTATTGACCGGGATGAGCGGCGAACTGCCCGTCATCCTGGCCTTGCTCAAACAAGCACGCATTGGGGCGCTCATTGTCGGCAGCCGCCAGGACCAACAAAACTTTGTGCGAGCGCTGGAAGTCATTTCCGCCATGCCGATTGTGGATCAAGTCTATCCGGCCACAGAATTGGTGGCGGGATTCAAGCACCTGCAAAGCGCCCGCCACTTCGGCAAAATTTGCATCGAATGGTGA
- the hemG gene encoding protoporphyrinogen oxidase: MKAVAIIGGGITGLTAAFYLQRRGFDVTVYEAGDRVGGVIRSLRADGFLAEFGPNTLLETTRQISQLIRDAGLQARRLDTDPKARARYVVRNGRPVPMPHSPPGFLTTKLFTWKAKLAALREPFVPPRRDGVEESIAQFVTRRFNQEFLDHAVDALVAGVYAGDPYQLSVAHAFPKLKALEDNYGSMIKGQIFGARERKRRGEVAKDRAPKFSFDEGLQVLPDTLAEHLGRAVRLKTAVTKLVRTAQGWTVHFHTTQGAVTANHDAVIFCGTATKLAELQLEGESNPPTDGAKLPPDLTAFAEIHYPPVSSVVLGFRRADVAHDCSGFGMLIPKIEGFKSLGTIFSSSLFPNRAPSGHLTLTTYVGGARHPESAQFADDELVQLVCDDLRTLLGVRGEPVFRHVARYPRAIPQYNVGYGRFKERMQQLEQHWPGFFLAGHYRDGVSLSDSMLSGIRISERVATCAASLSGLI, encoded by the coding sequence ATGAAGGCGGTGGCAATCATTGGCGGTGGAATCACAGGACTGACCGCCGCGTTTTATCTTCAGCGGCGCGGTTTTGACGTCACCGTTTATGAGGCTGGTGATCGCGTGGGCGGGGTCATTCGTTCGTTGCGCGCGGATGGATTTTTGGCGGAGTTTGGCCCGAATACCCTGCTGGAAACGACGCGGCAAATTTCCCAACTCATCCGGGATGCGGGGCTGCAAGCGCGACGACTGGATACCGATCCCAAGGCCCGGGCGCGTTACGTGGTTCGTAATGGCCGCCCGGTGCCGATGCCCCATTCGCCGCCCGGTTTTCTCACCACGAAATTATTCACCTGGAAAGCCAAGCTGGCGGCATTGCGTGAGCCGTTCGTGCCGCCCCGTCGCGATGGTGTGGAGGAAAGCATCGCGCAATTTGTGACGCGCCGCTTCAACCAGGAATTTCTTGATCACGCCGTGGATGCGCTGGTGGCCGGGGTGTATGCCGGTGATCCGTATCAACTCTCGGTTGCGCACGCTTTCCCCAAGCTCAAAGCACTGGAAGACAATTACGGTTCGATGATCAAGGGGCAGATTTTTGGCGCGCGCGAACGGAAACGTCGCGGCGAGGTGGCCAAGGATCGCGCCCCGAAATTTTCGTTTGATGAAGGGTTGCAGGTTTTACCGGATACCTTGGCCGAACATCTGGGCCGCGCGGTGCGGTTGAAAACCGCCGTGACCAAACTGGTCCGAACGGCGCAAGGCTGGACGGTTCATTTCCACACGACTCAAGGCGCGGTTACGGCCAACCACGACGCGGTGATATTTTGTGGAACGGCGACCAAACTGGCGGAGTTGCAATTGGAAGGCGAATCGAACCCGCCGACCGACGGCGCCAAACTCCCACCCGATTTGACGGCCTTCGCGGAAATTCATTATCCACCGGTGAGCAGCGTGGTCCTGGGTTTTCGGCGCGCGGACGTGGCGCATGATTGTTCCGGGTTCGGGATGTTGATTCCGAAGATTGAGGGCTTCAAAAGTCTGGGCACGATTTTTTCCTCATCGCTATTTCCCAATCGCGCTCCGAGCGGGCATCTGACGTTGACGACTTATGTGGGGGGCGCGCGGCACCCCGAGTCGGCCCAGTTTGCCGACGATGAGTTGGTGCAGTTGGTTTGCGATGATTTGCGGACGCTGCTGGGAGTGCGGGGCGAGCCGGTGTTCCGTCATGTGGCGCGGTATCCGCGAGCCATTCCGCAATACAACGTGGGGTACGGTCGGTTCAAGGAGCGGATGCAACAACTCGAACAACACTGGCCGGGATTCTTCCTCGCGGGCCACTATCGTGACGGCGTGTCTTTGAGCGACTCGATGCTCTCGGGAATTAGAATTTCCGAGCGGGTGGCAACCTGCGCTGCGTCGTTGTCTGGACTGATTTAA
- the hemH gene encoding ferrochelatase: MSKAILLANLGSPDSPSVPDVRRYLNQFLMDKRVIDVSWPLRRWIVGMILIKRPAESGHAYRQIWTKEGSPLIVISQRVQAELQKRLPVPVELAMRYQNPSIESAVKKLVARGIQEALLIPLFPHYAMSSYETAVVRARQVAAKLAPNLKLAVQPPYYDAPDYISALVASAREFLQTNYDHLLFSFHGIPERHVHKADPTGCHCLRVENCCEVASPAHATCYRAQCLATTRAFVQQAGVPAGKYSVAFQSRLGKAPWLQPYTDRELVRLAREGRKRLLVICPAFAADCLETLEEIGLRGQADFKAAGGQEFTRIPCLNEHPQWIIALEHMANAFLQKS, translated from the coding sequence ATGAGCAAAGCCATTTTGCTGGCCAATCTCGGTTCGCCTGATTCTCCGTCCGTTCCGGACGTGCGCCGCTATTTGAATCAATTCCTGATGGATAAGCGGGTGATTGATGTTTCGTGGCCGCTGCGCCGCTGGATCGTAGGCATGATTTTAATCAAGCGTCCGGCGGAATCGGGGCACGCCTATCGGCAGATTTGGACCAAGGAAGGCTCGCCGCTCATCGTCATCAGTCAGCGGGTGCAGGCGGAATTACAAAAGCGTTTGCCGGTGCCGGTTGAATTGGCCATGCGCTACCAGAATCCTTCGATTGAATCCGCTGTGAAAAAACTGGTGGCGCGGGGAATTCAGGAAGCGCTGCTGATCCCGCTCTTTCCACACTATGCGATGTCGAGTTACGAAACCGCCGTGGTGCGGGCGCGCCAGGTGGCGGCGAAGCTCGCGCCGAATTTGAAGCTCGCCGTGCAACCGCCGTATTATGACGCGCCGGATTACATCAGCGCCTTGGTGGCCAGCGCGCGGGAATTTCTGCAAACGAACTACGACCATCTCTTGTTCAGTTTTCATGGCATTCCCGAACGGCACGTGCATAAAGCCGATCCGACCGGCTGCCATTGTTTGCGAGTCGAGAATTGCTGCGAGGTTGCCAGTCCGGCGCACGCGACGTGCTATCGGGCGCAATGTTTGGCGACGACACGCGCCTTTGTGCAACAGGCCGGTGTGCCGGCGGGAAAGTATTCGGTAGCGTTTCAGTCCCGACTTGGCAAAGCCCCCTGGCTGCAACCATACACGGATCGGGAACTCGTCCGTCTCGCCCGGGAAGGTCGCAAGCGTCTGTTGGTGATTTGTCCGGCGTTCGCAGCGGATTGTTTGGAGACGCTCGAGGAAATCGGTTTGCGCGGGCAGGCGGATTTCAAGGCGGCGGGCGGGCAGGAATTTACGCGCATTCCCTGTCTCAACGAGCATCCGCAGTGGATCATTGCGCTTGAACACATGGCCAACGCTTTTCTGCAAAAATCGTGA
- the hemE gene encoding uroporphyrinogen decarboxylase, which translates to MNAPLTARQRFINACRCRPNDRPPVWLMRQAGRVLPEYRALKQTYTFVELVQNPELAVEVTLQPVRRFGFDAAILFSDILVIPEALGQRYYFKETGGVQMDFAVTSRADIEKLSVAAVGERLSYVERALRALRQELGDQTALIGFSGSPWTLATFMMEGASVPKYSRALALFREDPKTYFLLAEKLTEAISAYLKMQAATGVDALQIFDSHGGHLAASEFSEASGRWISEIIARLGETSTPKVGAGERSAATAENHVAPAVIVFSLGAHGNWPELTASGANVIGVDWQTELAVARQTIPAHIGIQGNLRPQLLVEADPEAVRHETLRILETMHGRPGHIFNLGHGLTPGARLENIQALVDTVKQFRADAP; encoded by the coding sequence GTGAACGCGCCGCTGACGGCGCGGCAGCGCTTCATCAATGCCTGTCGGTGTCGGCCGAACGACCGGCCACCGGTCTGGTTGATGCGCCAAGCTGGCCGTGTGTTGCCGGAATACCGCGCTTTGAAGCAGACCTACACGTTTGTCGAGCTGGTGCAAAATCCCGAGTTGGCGGTGGAAGTCACGCTGCAACCGGTGCGGCGTTTTGGGTTCGATGCGGCCATTTTGTTCAGTGACATCCTCGTGATTCCGGAAGCGCTGGGGCAGCGGTATTACTTCAAGGAAACCGGCGGCGTGCAGATGGATTTTGCGGTCACGAGTCGTGCCGATATTGAAAAACTTTCCGTCGCCGCCGTGGGCGAACGCTTGAGCTACGTGGAGCGGGCGTTGCGAGCGTTGCGGCAGGAACTGGGCGATCAAACCGCGTTGATCGGTTTCAGCGGTTCGCCGTGGACGCTGGCCACCTTCATGATGGAAGGCGCGAGCGTGCCGAAATACAGTCGCGCCCTGGCGCTATTTCGTGAAGACCCGAAAACTTATTTTTTACTGGCGGAAAAATTGACGGAGGCCATCAGCGCGTATTTGAAAATGCAAGCGGCGACGGGAGTGGACGCGTTGCAGATTTTTGACAGCCACGGCGGCCATCTGGCGGCGTCCGAATTTTCAGAAGCCAGCGGACGTTGGATCAGTGAAATCATCGCCCGACTGGGCGAAACCTCCACGCCAAAAGTCGGGGCAGGGGAGAGATCCGCCGCGACAGCGGAAAATCACGTTGCCCCGGCGGTGATTGTGTTTTCGCTCGGCGCGCACGGGAACTGGCCGGAGTTGACGGCGAGTGGGGCGAATGTGATTGGCGTGGACTGGCAAACTGAGTTGGCGGTTGCGCGTCAAACCATTCCCGCTCACATTGGCATTCAGGGAAATTTGCGACCGCAGTTGTTGGTGGAGGCCGATCCCGAAGCGGTGCGCCACGAGACGTTGCGGATTTTGGAAACCATGCATGGGCGGCCCGGGCACATTTTCAATCTGGGTCATGGTTTGACGCCCGGCGCCCGGCTGGAGAACATTCAAGCGCTGGTGGACACCGTAAAGCAATTTCGCGCCGACGCACCTTGA
- the hemN gene encoding oxygen-independent coproporphyrinogen III oxidase, with protein MNILNVDLDLVRKYNVAGPRYTSYPPATKFVDTISWEQLAEKIAVNNQTPRDLSIYFHIPFCETRCWFCACTKVITLNHGQGTDYLDYLEREVARMKTLLHPQRRVAQLHFGGGTPTFLRPDELRRLGDIIHKHFTFAADIEASVEIDPRRLTRDHLVALREVGFNRASMGVQDFNPEVQQAVHRIQPREMTQQALDWLRELGYTSINLDLIYGLPFQTRESFNETLDIVLGMKPDRLAVFSYAHVPWIKPAQKILEDKILPSPETKLAILKLVIERLTADNQYVYIGMDHFARPTDELTIAQRRKQLQRNFQGYSTRAGADIYAFGMSGVSQTPEAYWQNEKELPQYQQVVAAGRVPLHKAYFVTEEDKIRRETIMRVMCDLSLDFANMSRQLNLNFEQHFANELAALAPYEADGLVRRTPTGVEVTDAGRLFIRNIAMCFDNTLAPVAERRHSKTV; from the coding sequence ATGAACATACTAAACGTAGATTTGGATTTGGTGCGGAAGTATAACGTGGCGGGGCCGCGTTATACGAGCTATCCGCCCGCCACCAAGTTCGTGGACACCATTTCGTGGGAGCAACTGGCGGAAAAAATTGCGGTGAACAACCAGACGCCGCGGGACCTGTCCATCTATTTTCATATTCCGTTTTGCGAGACGCGCTGCTGGTTTTGCGCCTGCACCAAAGTCATCACGCTGAACCACGGTCAGGGGACCGATTATCTGGATTATCTCGAACGCGAGGTGGCCCGGATGAAAACGCTGTTGCATCCGCAACGGCGGGTGGCGCAGTTGCACTTTGGCGGCGGCACGCCCACGTTCCTGCGCCCGGATGAATTACGCCGCCTCGGCGACATCATCCACAAACATTTCACCTTCGCGGCGGATATCGAAGCGAGCGTGGAAATTGATCCGCGCCGGCTGACGCGGGATCATCTGGTGGCGTTGCGGGAGGTTGGTTTCAACCGCGCCTCGATGGGCGTGCAGGATTTTAATCCCGAGGTGCAGCAGGCCGTGCATCGCATTCAACCGCGCGAGATGACGCAGCAGGCTTTGGATTGGTTGCGCGAACTCGGTTATACTTCGATCAATCTCGATTTGATCTACGGATTGCCATTCCAGACGCGGGAATCGTTCAACGAAACGCTGGACATTGTGCTCGGCATGAAACCGGACCGGCTCGCGGTGTTCAGCTACGCGCACGTGCCGTGGATCAAGCCCGCGCAGAAAATTCTGGAGGATAAAATCCTGCCGTCGCCCGAAACCAAGCTGGCCATCCTCAAGCTCGTGATCGAACGGCTGACGGCGGATAATCAATACGTCTATATCGGCATGGATCATTTTGCCCGGCCCACGGATGAACTGACCATTGCGCAACGTCGGAAACAATTGCAGCGCAACTTCCAGGGCTACAGCACGCGGGCCGGAGCGGATATTTACGCGTTCGGCATGTCGGGCGTGTCGCAAACGCCCGAGGCCTATTGGCAGAATGAAAAGGAGCTGCCGCAATATCAGCAAGTGGTGGCGGCGGGACGCGTGCCGTTGCACAAGGCTTACTTTGTCACTGAAGAGGATAAAATCCGCCGCGAAACCATCATGCGCGTGATGTGCGATTTGTCGCTTGATTTCGCGAATATGTCGCGGCAGTTGAACCTCAACTTCGAGCAACACTTCGCCAACGAACTGGCCGCGCTGGCGCCTTACGAAGCGGATGGTTTGGTGCGCCGGACGCCGACTGGCGTGGAAGTGACGGATGCCGGACGACTCTTCATTCGCAACATCGCGATGTGTTTTGACAACACCCTTGCGCCTGTCGCCGAGCGCCGTCACTCGAAAACAGTTTAG
- a CDS encoding prepilin-type N-terminal cleavage/methylation domain-containing protein — protein MKQLRKQSRAFTLIELLVVIAIIAILAAMLLPALAKAKAKAQRISCTNNLKQVGLAFRIWAGDNNDQNPMSVPRASGGAAEAVGTVAALPWKTATVPNQGGVWQMFLVMSNELNTPKILNCPSDNAPSHNATLAGQGNHMQATVFGPTLTGTGAAQGFENDQYASYFVGVDAIDTAPGMFLTGDHNLGTGANQITKTPQFVSAGTNNNWAATTIGYQDNVHSKAGNVGLADGSVQGFSTTAFRQGLNNTSDSGRTPGVFALAAGSQGPGVNRLQFP, from the coding sequence ATGAAACAACTACGTAAACAATCCCGAGCGTTCACGCTCATCGAGTTGCTCGTCGTGATTGCGATTATCGCGATCCTGGCGGCCATGCTCTTGCCGGCACTCGCCAAGGCCAAAGCCAAGGCGCAACGTATCTCCTGCACCAACAATCTGAAACAGGTCGGTCTGGCCTTCCGGATTTGGGCGGGTGACAACAACGATCAAAACCCCATGAGCGTCCCGCGGGCCAGCGGTGGTGCTGCCGAAGCGGTCGGAACCGTGGCGGCGTTACCTTGGAAGACTGCCACCGTGCCCAATCAAGGTGGCGTCTGGCAGATGTTCCTGGTCATGTCCAACGAGTTGAATACTCCCAAGATTCTGAACTGCCCGTCGGACAATGCGCCGTCACATAACGCCACGTTGGCGGGGCAGGGGAACCACATGCAGGCCACGGTTTTTGGTCCGACGTTGACTGGAACGGGTGCGGCTCAAGGCTTCGAGAACGATCAATATGCCAGCTACTTTGTGGGCGTGGATGCGATTGATACCGCTCCCGGCATGTTTCTGACCGGTGATCACAACCTGGGAACTGGTGCTAATCAGATTACAAAGACGCCTCAGTTCGTCAGCGCTGGTACCAATAACAATTGGGCGGCAACCACGATCGGCTATCAGGACAACGTACACTCGAAGGCGGGCAACGTTGGTCTGGCTGACGGCAGTGTGCAAGGCTTCAGCACCACGGCATTCCGCCAAGGACTGAACAACACCAGCGATAGCGGTCGTACTCCAGGAGTGTTCGCGTTGGCCGCAGGCTCTCAAGGGCCGGGCGTGAATCGCTTGCAGTTCCCGTAA
- a CDS encoding VWA domain-containing protein encodes MTFANKQVLWVLMIILPALVAFFWWALRERRRLMTQFIQARLLSGLTSGVSPERQKLRFALIISAIILLIVALARPQWGFTWEESKQKGLDIVVAIDTSKSMLAEDIAPNRLQRAKLAALDLMQQARADRLGLVAFAGGAFLQCPLTIDDNAFRQSVEALDVNIIPQGGTALAEAINIALTAFKEGDNFKVLVLFTDGEDNDENALEAARAAAKAGMKIFTIGIGTAEGELLRFKDAKGNTDYIRDDQGNVVKSRLNETLLQQIAGATSGGFYLPLRGAKTIDTLYEKGLAPLPKSEGQEKLVKEMRDRYYWPLAAAVLLLLLEVLLPDYRRTKTSSAFTARAATIVLLTAMLAMAFATASVRATPATAFKDYRNGNFTNALTEYERLISIAAKEQKPADPRLDFNAGAAAYQATNYPAALQHFNAVLTARDVKLQAKAYYNLGNVHYRLGQQAQDLDKLETAWKDAAQQYQHALALEKTDADAAFNLALVEDRLKQIAALRELAQQAKAAADAATRQRNYAQALQIMEQLKQQAPIVAQPFEAFTEKLKQINEIAHPHPETVPPAPRI; translated from the coding sequence ATGACTTTCGCCAATAAACAAGTGTTGTGGGTGCTGATGATAATCTTGCCAGCTTTGGTGGCGTTTTTCTGGTGGGCGCTGCGCGAACGGCGGCGGTTAATGACCCAATTCATCCAGGCACGACTGCTTTCCGGACTGACTTCCGGAGTTTCGCCCGAACGCCAAAAACTGCGCTTCGCTCTGATCATCAGCGCCATCATTCTGCTGATCGTCGCCCTGGCCCGCCCGCAATGGGGTTTCACCTGGGAAGAATCGAAGCAGAAGGGACTCGATATCGTCGTGGCCATTGACACCTCCAAATCCATGCTGGCCGAGGACATTGCGCCCAACCGATTGCAACGCGCCAAGCTGGCCGCGCTGGACCTGATGCAACAAGCCCGGGCGGATCGGCTGGGACTGGTGGCGTTTGCCGGCGGCGCCTTTCTGCAATGCCCGCTGACCATTGACGATAATGCGTTTCGTCAAAGTGTGGAAGCGCTGGACGTGAACATTATTCCGCAAGGCGGCACCGCCCTGGCCGAAGCCATCAACATCGCGCTCACCGCCTTCAAGGAAGGCGACAATTTCAAAGTCCTGGTCCTGTTCACCGACGGCGAGGACAACGACGAAAATGCGCTCGAAGCGGCGCGCGCGGCGGCCAAAGCCGGAATGAAAATTTTCACAATCGGCATCGGCACCGCCGAGGGCGAATTGCTGCGCTTCAAGGACGCCAAAGGCAACACCGACTATATCCGCGACGATCAAGGCAATGTGGTCAAATCCCGGTTGAATGAAACCCTGCTGCAACAAATCGCCGGCGCCACTTCGGGCGGCTTCTATCTGCCGTTGCGCGGCGCAAAGACGATTGACACCCTTTATGAAAAAGGCCTGGCACCGCTGCCTAAATCGGAGGGACAGGAAAAACTGGTGAAAGAAATGCGCGATCGTTATTACTGGCCGCTCGCCGCCGCCGTCCTGCTGCTGCTCCTCGAAGTGCTGCTGCCCGATTACCGCCGCACCAAAACTTCCAGTGCGTTCACTGCGCGAGCCGCAACCATCGTTTTATTGACCGCAATGCTCGCGATGGCTTTTGCGACCGCTTCCGTCCGGGCCACGCCCGCAACCGCTTTCAAGGATTATCGGAACGGCAATTTCACCAACGCGCTGACCGAGTACGAGCGATTGATCAGCATTGCCGCCAAAGAGCAAAAACCAGCGGACCCGCGCCTGGATTTCAACGCCGGCGCCGCCGCCTATCAAGCCACGAATTACCCCGCCGCCTTGCAACATTTCAACGCGGTGCTGACGGCGCGCGACGTGAAATTGCAGGCCAAAGCCTACTACAATTTGGGCAACGTGCATTACCGCCTTGGTCAACAGGCGCAGGACCTGGATAAATTGGAGACCGCCTGGAAGGATGCGGCCCAACAGTATCAACATGCGCTCGCCTTGGAAAAAACGGATGCGGACGCGGCTTTCAATCTGGCCTTGGTGGAAGATCGTTTGAAACAAATTGCCGCCCTGCGCGAACTGGCGCAACAGGCCAAGGCTGCTGCCGACGCCGCCACACGCCAGCGGAACTACGCCCAAGCGCTGCAAATCATGGAGCAACTGAAACAGCAGGCGCCGATCGTCGCCCAGCCGTTTGAAGCCTTTACCGAAAAGTTGAAGCAAATCAATGAAATCGCCCATCCGCATCCCGAAACCGTTCCGCCTGCTCCTCGGATTTAG
- a CDS encoding VWA domain-containing protein, giving the protein MTFGHPYLLLLLLLLPLAAWLKGRRGRPAAFIYSSVQLLRGMQSITKSSAGNLLLTLRWLTLALFIVALAQPRLTKFDTTKVTASGVDIVVAFDLSGSMAAEDFEIRGQRLNRVAMARAVLEKFIAKRPNDRIGLVAFATQAYIAAPITLDHDFLLKNLDRLDLNTINGNQTAIGSALSASVNQLRELKSKSKIVILMTDGQNNAGKIPPLTAAEAAQALGVKVYTIGVGTEGQAPMPTTDFFGRRVYQMVPVDIDEETLQKISDLTGGKYYRADNAEKFAAIYSEIDKLEKTEADVKKFARHTELFPWLIAAGIVLLTAELAMGQTVLRRLP; this is encoded by the coding sequence ATGACCTTTGGACACCCATACCTTCTGCTCCTGCTGTTGCTGCTGCCTTTGGCCGCCTGGCTGAAAGGACGGCGAGGCCGACCGGCCGCTTTCATTTATTCTTCCGTGCAACTGCTGCGCGGCATGCAAAGCATTACGAAATCGAGCGCGGGCAACCTGCTGCTCACGCTGCGCTGGCTGACGCTGGCTCTGTTCATCGTTGCGCTGGCGCAACCCCGGCTGACCAAGTTTGACACCACAAAAGTAACCGCCAGCGGCGTGGACATCGTGGTGGCCTTTGATCTCTCCGGCAGCATGGCGGCGGAAGATTTTGAAATCCGCGGCCAGCGCTTGAACCGCGTGGCGATGGCGCGCGCCGTTTTGGAAAAGTTCATCGCCAAACGCCCCAATGACCGCATCGGGTTGGTTGCGTTTGCCACCCAGGCTTACATCGCCGCGCCCATCACCCTGGATCACGACTTCCTGCTCAAAAACCTGGATCGGCTGGACCTCAATACGATCAACGGAAACCAAACCGCCATTGGCTCGGCGCTAAGCGCCTCCGTCAACCAACTGCGCGAGCTTAAATCCAAGAGCAAAATCGTCATCCTGATGACCGACGGCCAAAACAACGCCGGCAAAATTCCCCCGCTCACGGCGGCGGAAGCGGCACAGGCGCTCGGCGTGAAAGTGTACACCATCGGCGTTGGCACCGAAGGCCAGGCGCCCATGCCGACCACGGATTTTTTTGGCCGGCGCGTTTACCAGATGGTGCCAGTGGATATTGACGAAGAAACCTTGCAAAAAATTTCCGACCTGACCGGCGGCAAATACTATCGCGCCGACAACGCGGAAAAATTCGCCGCCATTTATTCGGAAATTGATAAACTGGAAAAGACCGAGGCCGACGTGAAAAAATTTGCGCGACACACGGAACTGTTCCCCTGGCTCATCGCCGCGGGCATCGTGCTGCTGACAGCGGAATTGGCGATGGGACAAACCGTGTTGAGGAGGCTGCCATGA
- a CDS encoding DUF4381 domain-containing protein produces the protein MMTNSTATITNVTDIRDLVPPVEIPSGWEWLWWALAALVIVALLAFCWSWWRKRAQAPIVIPVIPAHLRARQKLQDALALIGQPKPFVTAVSDTLRLYLEERFDFHAPERTTEEFLNDLQRTDRLTETQKDGLGHFLTNCDLVKFAKYEPGEPELRGLHTSAVQLVAETEPATTADNSTP, from the coding sequence ATGATGACCAACTCGACTGCCACCATCACCAACGTTACGGACATTCGGGACCTGGTGCCGCCCGTGGAAATTCCAAGCGGTTGGGAATGGCTTTGGTGGGCGCTGGCCGCCTTGGTAATTGTGGCGCTACTCGCGTTTTGCTGGTCCTGGTGGCGCAAACGTGCCCAAGCGCCAATTGTCATCCCCGTCATTCCCGCGCACCTGCGCGCCCGGCAAAAGCTGCAGGACGCGTTGGCGCTGATCGGACAACCTAAACCCTTCGTCACGGCGGTTTCGGATACGCTGCGATTGTACCTCGAGGAACGCTTCGATTTTCACGCTCCCGAACGCACGACGGAAGAATTTCTGAACGACCTGCAACGGACCGATCGCTTGACGGAAACGCAAAAGGACGGTCTGGGGCATTTCCTGACGAATTGTGATCTCGTCAAGTTCGCCAAATACGAGCCGGGCGAACCGGAGTTGCGCGGTCTGCACACGTCGGCCGTGCAACTCGTGGCGGAAACCGAACCCGCGACCACGGCAGACAATTCCACTCCATGA